The proteins below come from a single Treponema phagedenis genomic window:
- the modA gene encoding molybdate ABC transporter substrate-binding protein, protein MTRKILLTILTVIFLFTACNENKRTEEKEIFISAAASLTDAIKEIIDIYKKDNNIEILANFAGSGTLQAQIEENAPCDIFFSAADKQMNRLEEKNLIDKNSRFELLENEVVLITPKDSKTILTFKTIQDSDVKKIAIADPESVPVGAYSKEIFTKIGNFDFVKTKMVSSADVRQSLDWVVSGNVDCATVYKTDAFIEKDKINILDTAPEGTHSPVNYPIAIIKGSESKTEVQKFFAYLKSDDAKKVYEKYGFKVK, encoded by the coding sequence ATGACAAGGAAAATACTACTAACAATTTTAACTGTGATTTTTTTATTTACCGCTTGCAATGAGAATAAGCGAACGGAAGAAAAAGAAATCTTTATATCGGCGGCGGCATCATTGACAGATGCAATAAAGGAAATTATCGATATTTATAAAAAAGATAATAACATAGAAATACTTGCAAACTTTGCAGGCTCGGGGACATTACAAGCTCAAATTGAAGAAAATGCCCCTTGTGATATTTTCTTTTCGGCTGCGGATAAACAGATGAACAGGTTGGAAGAAAAGAATCTGATAGATAAAAACTCCAGATTTGAACTATTGGAAAATGAAGTTGTGTTGATAACACCGAAAGACTCAAAAACAATTCTGACGTTTAAAACTATTCAAGACAGCGATGTTAAAAAAATTGCGATTGCTGACCCAGAATCTGTTCCGGTGGGAGCATACAGTAAAGAAATTTTTACAAAGATCGGAAATTTTGATTTTGTAAAAACTAAAATGGTAAGTTCTGCTGATGTACGACAGTCTCTGGATTGGGTTGTAAGCGGCAATGTGGATTGTGCAACGGTTTATAAGACAGATGCCTTTATCGAAAAAGATAAGATAAATATTTTGGACACCGCTCCCGAAGGAACACATAGTCCTGTCAATTATCCCATAGCCATAATAAAGGGTAGCGAATCCAAAACAGAGGTACAAAAATTTTTTGCATATTTAAAATCGGATGACGCAAAAAAAGTATACGAAAAATACGGATTTAAAGTAAAATGA
- a CDS encoding winged helix-turn-helix domain-containing protein, translating to MKNKFNHYIKITLVNENKFFGPGVYDLLTLIKKEGAIKTAAQKMGLSYSKALKMIGNMEKELGSKIVDRKSGGITGGESTLTEYAEQFLENYKKFEEEVKSYSEKIFNKYF from the coding sequence ATGAAAAATAAGTTTAATCATTATATCAAAATAACACTGGTTAATGAGAATAAATTTTTCGGCCCCGGCGTGTATGATTTATTAACCTTAATAAAAAAAGAAGGCGCAATAAAAACAGCAGCACAAAAAATGGGGCTGTCCTATTCCAAGGCATTAAAGATGATAGGGAATATGGAAAAAGAACTTGGTTCAAAAATAGTTGATAGAAAATCAGGAGGTATAACCGGAGGAGAAAGTACACTTACAGAATATGCGGAACAGTTTTTAGAAAATTATAAAAAGTTTGAAGAAGAGGTAAAATCTTATTCGGAAAAAATTTTTAACAAATATTTTTAG
- a CDS encoding MogA/MoaB family molybdenum cofactor biosynthesis protein, whose protein sequence is MFKVHIITVSDSSYYENKKDLTGPALRDFLTEHSFEVCGYDIVPDEINPISNLLIEISDSQKVNLVITNGGTGFNKRDVTPEATLKIADKIVPGFGEEMRRRSLEITPFGILSRAVSVIRNHTLILNVPGSPKAAVENLGFIITAIPHALKILTNEKNDCAKVDDSR, encoded by the coding sequence ATGTTTAAAGTCCATATTATAACCGTGAGCGATAGCAGCTACTATGAAAATAAAAAAGATTTAACCGGCCCTGCATTAAGAGATTTTCTTACTGAGCATTCTTTTGAAGTTTGCGGTTATGATATTGTACCGGATGAAATTAATCCCATTTCAAATTTACTAATTGAAATTTCCGATTCTCAAAAGGTAAATTTAGTTATCACAAACGGTGGTACCGGTTTTAATAAAAGAGATGTTACTCCGGAAGCGACACTTAAAATTGCAGACAAAATTGTACCCGGTTTTGGAGAAGAGATGAGGAGGCGGTCATTGGAAATAACTCCCTTCGGAATTTTATCGCGGGCAGTATCCGTGATTAGAAATCACACCTTAATACTTAATGTACCGGGCAGTCCGAAAGCTGCGGTTGAAAACTTAGGGTTTATTATCACTGCAATTCCTCATGCGTTAAAAATACTGACCAATGAAAAAAATGATTGCGCAAAGGTTGATGATAGCAGATGA
- a CDS encoding MOSC domain-containing protein, whose protein sequence is MGTLISINISPKRQTVKKEVTEANLIENFGIENDAHGGNWHRQVSLLSYESFLQFKDTIKIPMEHGIFGENLLISGIDFSKIKIGDRIIISNAELEVTQIGKDCHKGCEIKDIVGRCIMPEEGVFSKVIQGGAIKKGDAVCLKSIL, encoded by the coding sequence ATGGGAACACTGATTTCAATTAATATAAGTCCGAAACGACAAACCGTTAAAAAAGAAGTTACAGAGGCAAATCTCATAGAAAATTTCGGAATAGAAAATGATGCACACGGAGGAAACTGGCATAGACAGGTGAGTCTTTTATCGTATGAAAGTTTTTTACAATTTAAGGATACGATAAAAATACCAATGGAACATGGAATCTTTGGAGAAAACTTACTCATATCGGGAATAGATTTTTCAAAAATAAAAATAGGCGATAGGATTATTATTTCCAATGCGGAGTTGGAAGTAACGCAAATCGGTAAGGATTGCCATAAAGGCTGTGAGATTAAAGATATCGTAGGAAGATGTATAATGCCCGAAGAAGGTGTTTTTTCAAAAGTTATACAGGGCGGCGCAATAAAAAAAGGTGATGCGGTATGTTTAAAGTCCATATTATAA
- the moaA gene encoding GTP 3',8-cyclase MoaA, whose translation MSIIELKDSFNRKIDYIRVSLTKNCNLRCKYCMPECGVYKESLLKIKDYEKVLLALSEVGIKKIKITGGEPLVRKDTMDLVKSLKESKKFTKITLTTNGLLIDKYIDEIINYMDGVNISIDSLNDSMYKYITGGELQNLKENIRLLLKRGYKNIKLNTVLIRGFNDKEILNLITFAEDNNLILRFIELMPMGNGKAYNKFSREEIDCVVSKVYKNKKRYNGKLGNGPAEYFTYDNLKIKIGFIDALGHSFCKNCNRIRLDSDGKIVFCLCYDTGFSTLDYIDGSITKDEFLKRVTQEILLKPMENIFNKKSESSYSMNELGG comes from the coding sequence GTGAGTATAATAGAACTTAAAGATTCCTTTAACAGAAAAATAGACTATATAAGAGTTTCACTTACAAAGAATTGTAATCTGAGATGTAAATACTGTATGCCCGAATGCGGAGTGTATAAAGAAAGTTTGCTTAAAATAAAAGATTATGAAAAAGTATTATTAGCGCTTAGCGAGGTTGGGATAAAAAAAATAAAAATTACGGGAGGGGAACCGCTGGTAAGAAAGGATACAATGGATTTAGTAAAATCTTTAAAAGAGAGTAAAAAATTTACAAAGATAACACTTACAACCAACGGACTTTTAATTGATAAATATATTGATGAAATTATTAATTATATGGACGGCGTTAACATATCCATTGATTCTCTAAACGATAGTATGTATAAATACATAACTGGAGGAGAGCTTCAAAACTTAAAAGAAAATATTAGGCTGCTTTTAAAACGAGGGTATAAAAATATAAAGCTTAATACGGTACTCATCAGGGGATTTAATGATAAAGAAATTTTAAATCTTATTACGTTTGCGGAAGATAATAATCTAATTTTACGATTTATTGAACTTATGCCTATGGGAAACGGAAAGGCGTATAATAAATTTTCAAGAGAAGAAATTGACTGCGTTGTATCCAAGGTTTATAAAAATAAAAAAAGATATAACGGAAAACTCGGCAATGGGCCTGCAGAATATTTTACCTATGATAACTTGAAAATAAAAATAGGTTTTATAGATGCGCTTGGACATTCGTTTTGCAAAAACTGTAACAGAATACGATTAGACAGCGACGGCAAAATTGTATTTTGCTTATGTTATGATACCGGATTTAGTACGCTTGATTATATTGACGGAAGCATAACGAAAGATGAATTTCTAAAAAGGGTTACGCAGGAAATACTGCTAAAACCGATGGAAAATATATTTAACAAAAAAAGCGAAAGTTCATATAGCATGAATGAATTAGGAGGTTAA
- the moaC gene encoding cyclic pyranopterin monophosphate synthase MoaC — MNTLTHFDERGNARMVDISNKSVTKRKAVACGKITMNNNVFEKIKNKEIEKGDVLTVAQVAGIMAAKKTSDLIPMTHPINTEKLALSFELDETEHSVIAVCEAEIYAKTGIEIEVITGVSIALITIYDMVKALDRSMVISDIKLVHKSGGKSGEYNRT, encoded by the coding sequence GTGAATACACTGACTCATTTTGATGAAAGGGGCAATGCACGAATGGTTGATATTTCGAATAAAAGCGTTACCAAAAGAAAAGCTGTTGCGTGCGGAAAAATTACGATGAATAACAATGTCTTTGAGAAAATAAAAAATAAAGAAATTGAAAAAGGCGATGTACTGACTGTTGCGCAAGTTGCGGGAATAATGGCTGCAAAAAAAACTTCCGATTTAATTCCAATGACGCATCCTATCAATACTGAAAAACTGGCGTTGAGTTTTGAGTTGGATGAAACTGAGCATTCCGTTATTGCCGTATGCGAAGCGGAGATTTATGCAAAGACAGGTATTGAAATTGAAGTTATAACAGGAGTGTCAATTGCTCTTATAACCATTTACGATATGGTAAAAGCGCTCGATCGTTCAATGGTAATATCCGATATAAAGCTAGTTCACAAATCAGGCGGCAAAAGCGGTGAGTATAATAGAACTTAA
- a CDS encoding molybdopterin-binding protein, producing MKVIQTKDAVGKILFHDLTQIIPGKSKSARFKRGHVIKEEDIEVLLSMGKEHVYVYELDDTHYHEEDAARILAGICAGENIRLSDVSEGRINLISEIDGLLKVNVKLLHTINSMPDVMIATKYNDSVIKEGDVLAGTRAIPLIIKKEKIKNCLDSAQGEHILKVLPYKKQRVGIITTGSEVFSGKIKDGFKEVLTEKLLPFDFEIIHHSYSKDDIDSILTEIRAADKKNCDLILCTGGMSVDPDDLTPGAIKAYADHVVSYGTPVLPGAMFLVAHKNRTAVLGLPGSIIFNKKTVFDLILPKIAAGEIITKEYLISLGHGGLL from the coding sequence ATGAAAGTAATACAGACAAAAGATGCGGTGGGAAAAATTTTATTTCACGATCTCACTCAAATCATTCCTGGTAAAAGCAAGAGCGCAAGATTCAAAAGGGGACATGTTATAAAAGAAGAAGATATAGAAGTGCTTTTATCAATGGGCAAAGAGCATGTCTATGTTTATGAGCTTGATGATACGCACTACCATGAGGAAGATGCTGCAAGAATTCTTGCAGGGATTTGCGCGGGAGAAAACATTAGACTATCGGATGTATCTGAAGGAAGAATAAATTTAATTTCAGAAATTGACGGGCTTCTTAAAGTTAATGTTAAACTTTTACATACAATTAATTCAATGCCCGATGTTATGATTGCAACTAAGTATAATGATTCTGTAATTAAAGAAGGAGATGTGTTGGCAGGGACGCGGGCTATTCCGCTTATTATAAAAAAGGAAAAAATTAAAAACTGCCTCGATAGTGCGCAAGGTGAACACATACTCAAAGTTTTACCGTATAAAAAACAAAGGGTTGGAATTATTACAACCGGTTCTGAAGTATTCAGCGGGAAAATTAAAGACGGATTTAAAGAGGTGCTTACTGAAAAATTGCTTCCTTTTGATTTTGAAATTATACATCACAGTTATTCTAAAGATGATATAGACAGTATTCTAACTGAAATACGCGCAGCAGATAAAAAAAACTGCGATTTAATTTTATGCACGGGAGGAATGAGTGTAGACCCCGATGATTTAACTCCCGGTGCAATAAAAGCTTATGCCGATCATGTGGTTTCGTATGGGACGCCGGTACTTCCGGGGGCAATGTTTTTAGTTGCGCATAAAAATCGGACTGCAGTTTTGGGCTTGCCCGGCTCTATTATATTTAATAAAAAAACTGTCTTTGATTTAATTTTGCCAAAGATTGCGGCAGGAGAAATAATTACCAAAGAATATTTGATTTCTTTAGGGCATGGAGGATTACTGTGA
- a CDS encoding XdhC family protein produces the protein MIETFVFARELFLKTTPFVIATIIDKKGSSPREVGASMIVTQNGLAQGTIGGGAIENEAIKKAKSLIEENSSSIEEYILTDNTAASIGMVCGGSNKIFLKYIDTKNKIYLEIFNRLIENYKEKETKLIFDLERLNIFANIDGEIFPNETISGNSFQLLVKDSIKVFVFGGGHVSKAFVKILDFLKLNSVVVEERAEFLEEKDFPNSKRILIGYEDIDTVNITSDDYVCIITRGHTSDSIVLEKVLEKNPQYIGVIGSKRKVALMFKNISDKYSKTMLDKIHSPIGLDIGAQTPEEIAISIAAEIIGEYRAAPLR, from the coding sequence ATGATAGAAACATTTGTTTTTGCAAGGGAGTTGTTTTTAAAAACTACACCCTTTGTAATTGCAACGATTATAGATAAGAAGGGATCATCTCCAAGAGAGGTTGGAGCATCTATGATTGTAACACAAAACGGTTTGGCACAAGGAACAATCGGAGGCGGAGCTATAGAAAATGAAGCTATTAAAAAAGCAAAATCTCTCATAGAAGAAAATTCCTCGTCGATAGAAGAATATATTTTAACCGACAATACGGCCGCTTCAATCGGTATGGTATGCGGCGGTTCAAATAAAATATTTTTAAAATATATTGATACAAAAAATAAAATTTATTTGGAAATATTTAATCGGCTAATTGAAAATTATAAAGAAAAAGAAACCAAACTGATTTTTGATTTAGAACGCTTAAACATATTTGCGAATATTGACGGAGAAATTTTTCCGAATGAAACTATTTCCGGAAATTCTTTTCAGCTTTTAGTGAAAGATTCAATAAAAGTATTTGTTTTTGGAGGAGGGCATGTTTCAAAAGCATTTGTTAAGATTTTAGATTTCCTAAAATTAAACAGCGTTGTGGTAGAAGAGCGAGCTGAATTTTTAGAAGAGAAAGATTTTCCAAACTCTAAAAGAATTTTGATTGGCTATGAAGATATTGATACCGTCAATATAACTTCTGATGATTATGTCTGTATTATTACAAGAGGACATACATCGGATAGCATAGTCTTAGAAAAAGTTCTTGAAAAAAATCCTCAATATATTGGTGTAATTGGAAGCAAGCGGAAGGTGGCGCTTATGTTTAAAAACATTTCAGATAAGTACTCTAAAACAATGCTTGATAAAATTCATTCTCCGATAGGACTTGATATAGGTGCACAAACGCCCGAAGAAATTGCAATCAGTATTGCCGCTGAAATTATCGGCGAGTATAGAGCTGCTCCGCTCCGATGA